In Mobula hypostoma chromosome 18, sMobHyp1.1, whole genome shotgun sequence, one genomic interval encodes:
- the lrrc18a gene encoding leucine-rich repeat-containing protein 18 has protein sequence MPKKKGAQGKKITLKMAKKSMKITVDGKRRLDLSNMGIATFPKCILKLTDIEEIDLSRNMIKKIPDYINKFPKLRYLDFHTNKIERIPENIGQLESLYYLDLSNNKLTTDGLPLELTQLKNLRVLNLGLNSVEMIPTTIGTLKELKELGLFDNHITYMPEKITKLPKLKKLNVMRNPFTTPQVPEEPIDTIDRIEDIYLARKSMLCHPCLKKLQRERDKWRKLKQLTELDEEPDFSGLTTPNSVAKQNEVLWRVTE, from the coding sequence ATGCCAAAAAAGAAAGGTGCGCAGGGGAAAAAAATTACCCTGAAGATGGCGAAAAAATCCATGAAGATCACCGTGGATGGGAAACGGCGCTTGGACCTCAGCAACATGGGCATTGCCACCTTCCCCAAGTGTATCCTGAAACTGACCGACATTGAAGAAATCGACCTCAGCAGAAACATGATCAAAAAAATTCCAGACTACATCAATAAATTTCCAAAGCTGCGGTACCTTGATTTTCACACAAATAAGATAGAGAGAATACCGGAAAATATCGGCCAGTTGGAATCACTTTACTACCTAGACCTGTCCAATAACAAGCTCACCACTGATGGCTTGCCTTTAGAGCTCACTCAGTTAAAAAATCTGCGAGTCCTGAACCTTGGGCTGAACTCAGTGGAAATGATTCCAACGACCATCGGCACGCTGAAGGAACTAAAGGAGTTAGGGTTGTTTGACAATCACATCACCTACATGCCAGAGAAAATCACCAAGCTGCCAAAACTGAAGAAGCTGAATGTGATGCGCAATCCCTTCACCACACCGCAGGTACCTGAAGAGCCGATAGACACTATTGATCGCATTGAGGATATTTACCTGGCCAGGAAAAGCATGCTATGTCACCCCTGCCTTAAGAAGTTACAGCGAGAGAGGGACAAATGGCGTAAGCTGAAGCAGCTTACTGAGCTGGATGAggagcctgatttcagtggtctCACTACACCCAACTCTGTCGCTAAACAAAATGAGGTCCTGTGGAGAGTTACTGAATAA